TTTAATAATTTCGTCCCCATGATCAACAGTTGCTTAGGCACTGAGTACCGTGCGGAAGATCTCTTGAGGATTGGAGACCGGATCTGGAACCAGGAAAGGCTGTTTAATATCTGGGCTGGATTTGACCATACTCATGACACACTCCCCGGCAGATTCTTTGATGAACCGATCCAGGATGGTCCGGCTCAGGGGCAAGTAAGCAAAGTGGACGAAATGCTTCCCGCGTACTATGAGCTTCGGGGTTGGAGCGAGAGGGGTCAACCGCTGACTGAAACCTTAAAGGCTTTGGGACTCTAATCTGGATGCTGGATTGGATAGGACAGCGATAGAATGAGTTATAAGAATTTGAAAATTTGGCAATTAGCACGGGAGTTGGTGATCGACGTCCATAAAATGACGCTCACGAAATTACCCAAGTTTGAGATGTTCGAAGAAGGATCTCAGATTCGCCGGTCAATAAAATCCGTGAAATCAACGATTGTCGAAGGCTGTGGCAGGCGAAGATACAAGCAGGAATTCATACGATTTCTAACCTATGCAATTGCCTCAAATGATGAAACTATCGATCACTTGGAAACGCTTTATGAAACTGAATCACTAACGGACAAAGCAATGCACGAAGCAATTCATGATAAGCTGGAAGTTCTTGGCAAAAAACTGAATCTGTTCATTCAATCCGTGGAAAGGGGTCATAACAGTCAGGAATAGAGTGAAAAGCAACATCCAGCATCCAGTGGCCAGCATCCAGTATTTGTTTGGAATAGAGCAGGAAGTCACATTTCCTGACAAAATCGATAACCCCAAAATCTTTTTCTGAAATATTACCATGCCAAGAATAAAAATCGACCATAACAAATGCACTGGTTGCAGGCATTGTGAGATAGCCTGCTCTCTGAATCATGTGACCGGAGTAGCGAATCCCCGAAGGGCCCGAATTCGTGTTTTTCGTGAAGGCAATGTTTTTTTCCCCGTAATTGCCGGTCCCTTTGTGGATGCGGCCTGCACCTCAAAGCTTAACATAAAAGTAGGCGATCAAGTCTACGACATGTGTTTGCTCTGCCGGGCATCCTGTCCTCAGAAACCCTTTTTCATCGAAGCAGACACAGGCTTTCCCCTGAAGTGTGACTTCTGCGGCATCCCCCCCAACCCCTCCTGCGTGCGCTGGTGCAATTCAGGAGCCTTAGAGCTGATAGATGACTGAAGATTTAGGGATTGAGGAATTAATCCCTTAATTCCTCAATTCGACAGTGTTGTCATATGAATTACATCAACAAAAATCATAATATCGTTGGCGCAGTGATGGTCGTTGGCGGCGGGATTGCAGGCATTCAGGCCTCCCTGGATTTGGCTGATCTGGGCTTCTACGTCTATCTCGTGGAAAAAAAGGCTTCCATTGGCGGAGCCATGGCGCAACTTGACAAGACGTTTCCAACCAATGAATGTGCCATCTGAATCGTGTCTCCGAAATTGGTGGAGGCCGGTCGGTCTCCAAACATTGAGATCATCACAAAGGCAGAACTCTCATCCCTCCAGGGAAAAGCAGGCAACTTCACTGCCACGGTACATCGCCTGCCCCGCTATGTGGATCAGGATCGATGCACGGCCTGCAGGACGTGTGCCGATTATTGTCCGGTTCCCATCACAGATGACTATAACCAAGGGCTTTGCCAAACCAAGGCCGTACACATCGATTACCAGCAAGCCATACCAGCGGCCTTTCATGTGGATCCCAAGGCCTGTCTCTTTCTAACAAATCAGGAATGCAAACAGTGTGAGAGAGTCTGCCAGGCCAAGGCCATCGATTTCAGACAGCAGGCCCAGGACATAGAGATCAATGTGGGCGGAGTCATACTCGCTGTCGGGTTTGGTCGCACAAGTAACGACGTGTTGTCAAGATATGGTTATGGGATCTTTCCAAACATAGTCACGAGCACCGAGTTAGAACGCATCCTTTCCGCCTCTGGCCCTTTCCAGGGCCGCCTCATACGTCCTTCGGACGACAAGAAGCCCAGAAAGATCGCCTGGCTCCAGTGCGTGGGCTCACGGGACATCAACTTTTCTAATAATGGTTACTGCTCAAGCGTTTGCTGCATGTACGCAATCAAACAGGCCCTTGTTGCAAAGGAGCATTCCAAAAATGGCCTGGAGACAGCCATCTTTTTCATGGATATGCGCACCTGTGGCAAGGAGTTCGAGCAGTATTACAACCATGCCAGGGGAAAAGGCGTGCGTTTTGTGAGGTGTCGGGTACACAGCATTGACCCGGTGCCTGGTTCGGATAACTTGCAGATTCGCTACGTAACCGAAGATGGCAAAGTGCGACAGGAAGCGTTCGACATGGTGGCGCTTTCTGTCGGCCTTGAGCCTTCGGCTGGTGTGGCAGAACTGGCAGAAAGGCTCGGGATCGAGCTTAATCATTACAAATTTGCCAAGACCAGCAGCTTTGCTCCTGTAAGTACATCCATACCCGGGATCTATGCCTGCGGCGCCTTCCAGGGCCCCAAAGATATCCCCTATTCCGTAATGGAAGCCTCGGCAGCCGCAGGTGCCGCAGCATCCGTATTGGCGCCCGTGCGCAACACACTGGTGAAGGAGAAGATTTTCCCCGAGGAAAGAGACGTCTCAGAGAAACCGCCAAGAATTGGAGTTTTTGTCTGCAACTGCGGTGTAAATATAGCTGGCGTGGTCAATGTCCCTGAAGTAGCCCAATACGCCAAAACAGTTGAGAATGTGGTCTATGTGCAGGAAAACCTCTTTTCCTGTTCCCAGGATGCCCTGAAGCAATTGGTTGAGGTAATCAAGGAAGAAAATCTCAACCGGGTTGTGGTGGCCGCCTGCTCGCCTCGCACCCATGAGCCTCTCTTCCAGGAGACTTTGCGTAATAGCGGTCTGAACAAATACCTCTACGAGCAGGCCAATATCCGCGACCAGTGCTCCTGGGTACATTCCGGAGATCCTGGTGCTGCCACTCAAAAGGCCAAGGACCTGGTACGGATGGCAGTTTCCCGGGCCTCACTCATCGAGCCTTTATCCATGACCTCGGCGCCGGTTACACCGGCTGCTTTGGTCGTAGGTGGCGGTGTGGCCGGAATGGTGTGTACCCTTGACCTGGCCCAGCAGGGATTCAAGGTACACATTGTCGAGGAGAAGGATCGCCTCGGAGGCCACGCCCTGAAGTTAAAGAACACCTGGAAGGGCGAAAGCATACCGGAGTACGTGAGCAAACTGGTTGATGACGTAACCGGTCACGAGAACGTTGAGGTCTATCTCAATACCAAGGTCAAGGAGGCATCCGGTTCTATTGGCAACTTCCAAACCACCATCGCCCTGAATGGGACAGGGGACGCCAAGAAGATCGAGCACGGGGTAGTGGTGCTTGCAACGGGCGCCCATTCCATCAAACCGGATGAATACCTCTATGGCAAGAACGAGCGGGTCTTGCGTTGGCACGATCTTGATAAGGCATGGGACAGCGATCTTGTAAAAAACGCAGCCAGTGCGGTCTTCATCCAGTGTGTGGGTTCCAGGGAACCTGAACGTCCTCACTGCAGCAAGATCTGCTGCACCTTTTCGATTCAAAAGGCCTTGGAGCTTAAGGAACGGAACCCGGATATGGATGTCTACATCCTTTACAGGGACATTAGAACCTACGGGGAGCGTGAGGATCTTTACAGAAAAGCCCGCCGGCGGGGTGTGATTTTTATTCGCTACGAGCTTCATAACAAGCCCGTTGTCAAAGAAACCGAGGGAGGCGGCCTGGAGATCACTGTGACTGATCACGTGCTGGGCCGGCCAATCACCATCAAGCCGGACTTTGTCACCCTGGCCAGTGCCATCTACACCCGCGGCCTGGAGGAACTGGCCCAGCTCTTCAAGGTGCCTCTGAGTCAGGACAATTTCCTGCTGGAAGTCCACATGAAGCTTAGGCCCGTAGACTTTGCAACTGATGGCGTCTTTGTCTG
This portion of the Deltaproteobacteria bacterium genome encodes:
- a CDS encoding four helix bundle protein, with the translated sequence MSYKNLKIWQLARELVIDVHKMTLTKLPKFEMFEEGSQIRRSIKSVKSTIVEGCGRRRYKQEFIRFLTYAIASNDETIDHLETLYETESLTDKAMHEAIHDKLEVLGKKLNLFIQSVERGHNSQE
- a CDS encoding CoB--CoM heterodisulfide reductase iron-sulfur subunit A family protein; this encodes MNYINKNHNIVGAVMVVGGGIAGIQASLDLADLGFYVYLVEKKASIGGAMAQLDKTFPTNECAIUIVSPKLVEAGRSPNIEIITKAELSSLQGKAGNFTATVHRLPRYVDQDRCTACRTCADYCPVPITDDYNQGLCQTKAVHIDYQQAIPAAFHVDPKACLFLTNQECKQCERVCQAKAIDFRQQAQDIEINVGGVILAVGFGRTSNDVLSRYGYGIFPNIVTSTELERILSASGPFQGRLIRPSDDKKPRKIAWLQCVGSRDINFSNNGYCSSVCCMYAIKQALVAKEHSKNGLETAIFFMDMRTCGKEFEQYYNHARGKGVRFVRCRVHSIDPVPGSDNLQIRYVTEDGKVRQEAFDMVALSVGLEPSAGVAELAERLGIELNHYKFAKTSSFAPVSTSIPGIYACGAFQGPKDIPYSVMEASAAAGAAASVLAPVRNTLVKEKIFPEERDVSEKPPRIGVFVCNCGVNIAGVVNVPEVAQYAKTVENVVYVQENLFSCSQDALKQLVEVIKEENLNRVVVAACSPRTHEPLFQETLRNSGLNKYLYEQANIRDQCSWVHSGDPGAATQKAKDLVRMAVSRASLIEPLSMTSAPVTPAALVVGGGVAGMVCTLDLAQQGFKVHIVEEKDRLGGHALKLKNTWKGESIPEYVSKLVDDVTGHENVEVYLNTKVKEASGSIGNFQTTIALNGTGDAKKIEHGVVVLATGAHSIKPDEYLYGKNERVLRWHDLDKAWDSDLVKNAASAVFIQCVGSREPERPHCSKICCTFSIQKALELKERNPDMDVYILYRDIRTYGEREDLYRKARRRGVIFIRYELHNKPVVKETEGGGLEITVTDHVLGRPITIKPDFVTLASAIYTRGLEELAQLFKVPLSQDNFLLEVHMKLRPVDFATDGVFVCGLAHYPKPIEESIAQAQAAAARAGAVLCQDSIISESVIARVNEEACRGCGLCVALCPFKALRIVEAQDGRKVEVIDVACKGCGVCAATCYRHAMRINAFTDEQMASQVRAFLTTS